The following nucleotide sequence is from Amia ocellicauda isolate fAmiCal2 chromosome 14, fAmiCal2.hap1, whole genome shotgun sequence.
acactttcacccagttctcctctgaatcattcagatgttcattggcaaacttcagacgggtctgtacatgtgctttcttgagcagggggaccttgcgggcgctgcaggatttcagtccttcacggcgtagtgttaccaattgttttcttggtgactatggtcccagctgccttgagatcattaacaagatcctctcgtgtagttctggtctgattcctcaccgttctcatgatcattgaaactccacgaggtgagatcttgcatggagccccagaccgagggagactgacagttattttgtgtttcttccatttgccaataatcgcaccaactgttgtcaccttctcaccaagctgcttggcgatggtcttgtagcccattccagccttgtgtaggtctacaatcttgtccctgacatccttggacagctctttggtcttggccatggtggagagtttgtaatctgattgattgattgcttctgtggacaggtgtcttttatacaggtaacgagctgagattaggagagtccctttaagagagtgctcctaatctcagctcgttacctgtataaaagacacctgggagccagaaatcttgctgattgataggggatcaaatacttatttccctcattaacatgcaaatcaatttataacttttttgaaatgcgtttttctggattgtgttgttgttattctgtctctcactgttaaaatacacctaccattaaaattatacactgatcatttctttgtcagtgggcaaacatacaaaatcagcaggggatcaaatacttttttcccctcactgtatcttgatgatgattacaataacaataaatatttgccatttattattttattgttgcacatggaaatgttCTCTTACGGTAGCGTAATGCtcgtctgaatataatgttgtctctacacgtttagctcttcatAATATCTctaaacagaaatgtgtatttattacactgtcttcaatcatgtaaagcacaaagaatagaattgacacaaaagtcctcccacgtcaggctgtatcgctcgtagtgttgctttcagtctttgttttttaaactaaacagaaaccaaacccacaatcgctctgctcctcccacaacacaCAAGACACtaaactggctcgtgttctggacaagtgggcgagtgcatgtgtgggacaccaagagaacgggacaggcttGACTGCTacacccctacagtgagggggtctctTTGGAACTGGAAAGGGTACATGACGTATGAAAATTAATGTGGAGGGTACTTTGGTACCCAGTGCCAGAGAGTAAAATAAAACGATACTCTCAGAAAGTCGTGCTTAAGTTTTTGTATATTCCATgtttttccatgacttttccaaACCTTCCAGGACCTGTACAAACCCTGTGTTGTGTACAGCACTCAATACGTGTCACCGCCACCATTGACAATGATGGCATGAGCTTGGCATAAATGATTACCTCCAACATACTGAACGGTTTCTATGAACACTAACAGAAGGCATTCGGAATCTTCAATCGGAACACATTCATTCCAATTGCCAGAGTTCTCTGCGCTCCCTGGCAGACCCAAAGCGTCTTACAGCACAAGCGCTCATGTGCAGCGCGCCACGTCACTGACACTGTAGTTTCAAGCCCCGGTATCTCTGTAAAACGGGCGGGAGGGGGCCGTACCTGGCCCCTGCAGCGACATCTGCATGGCGTAGGCGATCTGCTCCTCCTCCGTCATGCTGCTGAAGTCGGGCAGGCCGGGCGTCCCCCTCTCCGGCTGCGACTCGGACATCTTCAGCAACGCCTCCTCCGACTCtgtggggggagggagggagggagggagagagagagagtgttaataCAGAGCTCTACGCCAAAACTGCACTCGGAGAATAAACGACAGTTCAGATCCTTCCAGttccctccccctctcaccGTCTCCAGTGGGAGTGGGGATGCCAGCCTCGGCGGCAGAGGCAACCGCGGCCCTGCGAGCCTCTTCCTCCTGTCTCTGCCTCTGCTCCTCCATGGACACACGCAGCgcctgaagagagagagagatggagaggaggTTTTAGAGTCTCGCTCTATCAGTGCGTGTCAACTTCCCTCTCTCCCGCCTTCCTCAGCCCCTCCAGGTGTCTCACCAGGGCCAGCTCGGGGTCCGCGCTGGGGTCGACCCCGAACTCGAAGTCGCTGGCCCCCAGGCCCAGCATGGCGCCACCCTCCCCGGCCAGGATGGGGGAGGACAGCAGGGCGTCGGCCAGGCTGGGGCCAGGGGGCACCGTCACCAGGTGGGAGCCGGAGCCCTCCTTCCCGTTCAGGGTGTTGATGAAGGACGTCAGCTTCTCTGTGTTCGTCTcctggagaggaggaggaagagggagaatCAGACCAAGGACACAGACGGACACTTCCCCCGACTACCTCCCTCTCCTGAGCTctactcctcctccttctcctctgcTCACCTCCTCTCCGAAGTTGATGATGTCCACATTCACTTTCTCCTTCTTGAGTCGCTTTGCCAGCTTGACCAGCTATGGGGACGACACAGAGACCAGTGAGCactcaatacaaaataaaacacacacataggaAGAGGGATGAGTGTgggaagagagagggatgaaTGTGGGGGGAAGGGACTCACATCCTTCTCGTTGTCTTCCACAGGACTGCCCACGAAGGCAATGATCCTCATCTTGTGGTTCTTCCCCTGCCTGTGTTTCAGAGCCAACTGCtcccagacagacagagggacagacagagagacaggccggtcagtgtgtcagtcagtcattagACAGTCAGACAGTGTGTCGTGTGTGCGTCGGCGGATCGGCAGGTCAGACTCACGTGTGCCACTCTGATGCCGGTGCAGAAGCTGATCTTGCCGCGCGGCTGGACAGCGTGCAGCTTGGATAGGATGCGCCCCGTGTCGGGGGTCAGCGTGGTCAGCACCTCGCAGTTACTGGACAGGGACCAG
It contains:
- the psmd4a gene encoding 26S proteasome non-ATPase regulatory subunit 4a encodes the protein MVLESTMVCVDNSEYMRNGDFLPTRLQAQQDAVNIVCHSKTRSNPENNVGLITLANNCEVLTTLTPDTGRILSKLHAVQPRGKISFCTGIRVAHLALKHRQGKNHKMRIIAFVGSPVEDNEKDLVKLAKRLKKEKVNVDIINFGEEETNTEKLTSFINTLNGKEGSGSHLVTVPPGPSLADALLSSPILAGEGGAMLGLGASDFEFGVDPSADPELALALRVSMEEQRQRQEEEARRAAVASAAEAGIPTPTGDESEEALLKMSESQPERGTPGLPDFSSMTEEEQIAYAMQMSLQGPEFGQAEPIDMDTGAAMDTAESAKEEDDYDVMQDPEFLQSVLENLPGVDPNNEAIRNAMGSLAPHGTPKPDGSKKDKEEEEKKK